The Juglans microcarpa x Juglans regia isolate MS1-56 chromosome 8S, Jm3101_v1.0, whole genome shotgun sequence genome has a window encoding:
- the LOC121243969 gene encoding PH, RCC1 and FYVE domains-containing protein 1-like, whose protein sequence is MADLVSYGNADRDIEKTLIALKKGAQLLKYGRKGKPKFCPFRLSNDESSLIWISSEERSLKLASVSRIIPGQRTAVFQRYLRPEKDYLSFSLIYNNGKRSLDLICKDKVEAEAWITGLKVVISSGQGGRSKIDGRVDRGLYLDDSGDLTSNSASDSPLSAPRDITSSEISVSLNSNNSPKSFWPDNSVRSERSYASDETNMQVKGSGSDAFRVSVSSAPSTSSHGSAPDDCDALGDVYIWGEVICDNEKVGSDRNANYLTPKADVLLPRPLESNVVLDVRYIACGVKHAALVTRQGEVFTWGEESGGRLGHGVGKDVSQPCLVESLAASSVDFVACGEFHTCAVTMAGEVYTWGDGTHNAGLLGHGTDTSHWIPKRISGPLEGLQVASVSCGPWHTALVTSTGQLFTFGDGTFGVLGHGDRESVSYPREVESLSGLRTIGVACGVWHTAAVVEVIVTQSSASVSSGKLFTWGDGDKNRLGHGDKEAQLKPTCVPALIDYNFLKIACGHSLTIGLTTAGNVFTMGSTVYGQLGNPDADGKLPCLVEGKLLGEYVDDITCGAYHVSVLTSRNEVYTWGKGANGRLGHGDVEDRKTPTLVEALKDRHVKYIACGSNYTAAICLHKWVSGAEQSQCSACRQAFGFTRRRHNCYNCGLVHCHSCSSRKALRAAMAPNPGKPYRVCDSCYAKLNKVSEVSGNNQKNALPRLSGDSKDRLDKADIRLSKSIPSNMDLIKQLDSKAAKQGKKADAFSLVCSSQAPSLLQLRDVVLASAVDLRRTAPKPILTHSGVSSRSVSPFSRRPSPPRSATPVPTTSGLSFSKSVTDGLKKTNELLNQELVKLRTQVGSLRQKCDVQELELQKSVKRAQEAMALAAEESAKSQAAKEVIKSLTAQLKSMAERLPPGVYDEMRPPYPSNGLGPNGIRYPDTHVERHSRSDSSSSSYLASTPGIDSILINGTQSPTPSPRDLAGNNEISAYQENQELVTSNGTSENPNTRLPNGGGGFQKSSASSSESVNDKESRAFLEGENGARSRSSMMAGSGNQVEAEWIEQYEPGVYITLVALRDGSRDLKRVRFSRRKFGEHQAETWWSENREKVYERYNVRGSDKSSVSGLAARRSEGAVSPASQP, encoded by the exons ATGGCCGATCTTGTTAGCTACGGGAATGCAGACCGTGACATCGagaag ACATTAATTGCATTGAAGAAGGGTGCTCAACTGCTTAAATATGGTCGTAAGGGAAAGCCTAAGTTTTGTCCGTTTAGATTGTCAAAT GATGAATCATCTTTAATTTGGATTTCTAGTGAAGAAAGAAGTTTGAAGCTAGCTTCTGTCTCAAGAATTATTCCTGGACAAAGAACA GCTGTTTTTCAACGGTATCTGCGTCCTGAAAAggattatttatctttttctcttatatataacaACGGAAAGCGGTCCCTTGATCTG ATTTGCAAGGACAAAGTTGAGGCAGAGGCTTGGATTACAGGCCTCAAAGTAGTAATATCCTCTGGTCAAGGTGGGCGCTCTAAAATTGATGGGCGGGTTGATAGAGGCCTTTACCTTGAT GACAGTGGAGACTTGACATCAAATAGTGCAAGTGACAGTCCACTTAGTGCTCCTCGAGATATTACCTCATCTGAGATTTCTGTCTCCTTGAACTCAAATAACTCCCCAAAGAGCTTTTGGCCTGACAATTCTGTACGTTCTGAAAGGTCATATGCATCAGACGAGACAAATATGCAAGTAAAAGGATCTGGTTCAGATGCTTTTCGTGTTAGTGTTTCCAGTGCACCCAGCACTTCCAGTCATGGCTCTGCACCGGATGATTGTGATGCGTTAGGTGATGTATATATCTGGGGTGAGGTTATTTGTGATAATGAGAAGGTTGGGTCTGACAGAAATGCTAATTATTTGACCCCAAAAGCAGATGTGCTTCTTCCTAGGCCATTAGAATCCAATGTAGTATTGGATGTACGCTATATAGCCTGTGGAGTCAAGCATGCCGCCCTTGTCACAAGGCAAGGTGAGGTCTTTACATGGGGAGAGGAGTCTGGAGGACGGCTTGGCCATGGTGTTGGAAAGGATGTTAGTCAACCTTGTCTGGTTGAATCTTTGGCTGCTAGTAGTGTTGATTTTGTGGCCTGTGGGGAGTTCCATACTTGTGCTGTTACAATGGCTGGGGAAGTCTATACATGGGGAGATGGTACACATAATGCTGGGCTTCTTGGACATGGCACGGACACCAGTCATTGGATACCGAAGAGAATCTCTGGTCCACTTGAGGGACTTCAAGTTGCTTCAGTTAGTTGTGGTCCATGGCATACTGCATTGGTAACATCAACAGGGCAGCTCTTTACATTCGGTGATGGAACATTTGGTGTCTTGGGCCATGGAGATAGAGAAAGTGTTTCTTACCCAAGAGAAGTAGAATCTCTTTCTGGTTTGAGGAcaattggtgttgcatgtgggGTGTGGCATACAGCTGCGGTGGTGGAAGTTATTGTGACACAGTCTAGTGCAAGTGTGTCATCTGGTAAATTGTTTACTTGGGGTGATGGAGATAAAAATCGACTTGGTCATGGAGACAAGGAAGCTCAGCTTAAACCTACGTGTGTGCCAGCACTTATTGATTATAATTTCCTCAAAATTGCTTGTGGGCACAGTTTAACCATTGGACTGACCACAGCAGGAAATGTTTTTACTATGGGGAGTACTGTTTATGGTCAACTTGGGAATCCCGATGCTGATGGAAAGCTACCTTGCTTGGTTGAGGGCAAGCTTCTTGGTgaatatgttgatgatatcacCTGTGGTGCATATCACGTGTCAGTATTGACTTCCAGGAATGAAGTTTATACATGGGGAAAGGGTGCTAATGGGAGGTTGGGTCATGGAGATGTGGAAGATCGGAAAACGCCAACTCTGGTTGAAGCTTTGAAGGACAGACATGTAAAATATATTGCTTGTGGTTCAAATTACACAGCTGCTATTTGTCTTCATAAATGGGTTTCTGGTGCAGAGCAGTCACAGTGCTCTGCTTGTAGACAGGCTTTTGGATTTACCAGAAGGAGGCACAACTGCTATAATTGTGGACTTGTGCACTGCCATTCATGTAGTTCTAGAAAAGCATTAAGAGCAGCAATGGCTCCTAATCCTGGCAAGCCATATCGTGTTTGTGATTCTTGTTATGCAAAACTGAACAAAGTGTCAGAAGTTAGTGGTAATAATCAGAAGAATGCTTTACCTCGCTTGTCAGGTGACAGCAAGGATAGGTTAGACAAAGCTGATATAAGATTGTCCAAGTCCATACCTTCTAACATGGATTTGATAAAGCAATTAGATAGCAAAGCAGCCAAGCAAGGAAAGAAGGCCGATGCATTCTCCCTGGTTTGCTCTTCTCAAGCACCTTCTTTGCTGCAGTTGAGGGATGTTGTTTTGGCTAGTGCTGTTGATCTGCGACGAACTGCTCCAAAGCCAATTCTCACACATTCTGGAGTGAGTTCTAGGTCTGTGTCTCCTTTCTCGAGGAGACCCAGCCCCCCACGTTCTGCCACACCTGTTCCTACAACATCAGGACTTTCCTTCTCCAAAAGTGTAACTGATGgtttgaagaaaacaaatgagTTATTGAATCAAGAATTGGTCAAGTTACGCACACAG GTGGGGAGCCTGAGGCAGAAATGTGACGTTCAAGAATTAGAGCTTCAGAAATCAGTGAAAAGGGCTCAAGAGGCTATGGCACTCGCTGCAGAGGAATCTGCTAAATCTCAAGCTGCAAAAGAAGTTATAAAGTCTCTTACAGCTCAG CTTAAAAGTATGGCTGAGAGGCTGCCACCTGGGGTTTATGATGAAATGAGGCCGCCTTACCCATCGAATGGTCTAGGGCCAAATGGCATTCGCTATCCAGACACACATGTAGAGCGTCATTCAAGATCTGATTCAAGCAGCAGCTCTTATTTGGCTTCTACCCCAGGAATCGATTCTATTTTAATAAATGGAACTCAGAGCCCAACTCCTTCACCTAGGGATCTGGCTGGAAACAATGAAATTAGCGCATACCAAGAAAATCAAGAGCTTGTGACCTCCAACGGAACCAGTGAAAATCCAAATACGAGGCTGCCAAATGGCGGTGGAGGGTTTCAGAAAAGTAGCGCAAGTTCATCAGAGTCAGTTAATGACAAGGAATCCAGAGCTTTCCTAGAAGGTGAAAATGGTGCGAGATCTAGAAGTTCTATGATGGCTGGTAGCGGCAATCAAGTTGAAGCAGAATGGATAGAACAGTATGAGCCTGGTGTATATATAACTCTCGTGGCCCTGCGAGACGGCAGTAGAGATCTCAAGCGTGTTCGTTTCAG CCGAAGAAAATTTGGTGAGCACCAAGCTGAGACTTGGTGGTCGGAGAATCGTGAAAAGGTGTATGAGAGGTACAATGTTCGTGGGTCGGACAAGTCGTCAGTTTCTGGCCTGGCTGCACGCAGATCAGAGGGAGCTGTCTCACCAGCTTCCCAACCTTAG